DNA sequence from the Gemmatimonadota bacterium genome:
CTCGTGCTTCGGATTCTCCCGGACGCGGGGAAGCAGACAGTCGTTCCGGACGGTCGGGCTCCCGAGATCGATTCCAGTCTGCGGTCGCTGGTGCGGTATTCGATCCCGGTCGCGTTCGGCGGGATCATCTTCAACGTCGCCGACCGGATTGACATCCTCATGCTGGGGTATTACCTGAACGAGACGAGCGTCGGGATCTACAGCGCGGCGTCACCACTGGCGCGAACGCTGCTCATTCTGGGGTCGAGCGTCCTGCCGGTCATGGGGACGCTGTCCGCCGAATGCGCCGGGCGGGGTGATCTGGCGGGGATCGCCCGGCTTCGGCGGCGGGCGTCGCGCTGGACTCTCCTCTACACGGCTCCGTTTGCAGTGGGGCTGGCCATGTTTCCGGATCCTGTGGTCACGCTGTTCTTCGGCGAACAGTATGCCGGGGGGGCGGTTGCGCTGCGCATCCTCGTCCCCGGGTATCTGGCGTTTGTGATCCTGGGTCCGCTGACGGTTCTCGTCAACGCGATGGGTCGATCCGGATGGTCGTTCTGGAATGTCGTCGTGCGGACCGTGCTGAATGTTGCACTGAACGCCGTTCTCATTCCCCGTTACGGTATTCCGGGAGCGGCCGTGGCGACCGGGATTGCGCTGGTCGCCTCCACGACCGTCGCGTGGTTCATGCTGGGCGCTCTTGTGCCGCTGGGGAATCCGTTCTCCGGGTGGCTGCGTCCCGCGGGAGTGCTGGCGGGAGCGGCAGGGGCCGCGTGGGGCACGAGCGCAGTCGCGCTGGCGGCTGGCGCGTCCGATCTGCAGGCGGCGCTGGGGGGCGGCGTGTTTCTGCTGCTGCTGTTTGCCGCAGGGATCCGGTTCATCCCGGGGTGCATGGAGGAGGGGGATCTGGACCTTCCCCGAATGCTCGGTGCCCGGATGAAGCGCGGAGACGGGAAGCGCCACCGACTCAACGCCTGAGCGAGAGCTCCTCCAGAACTTCTTCGAAGTCTGCCGCAAGCAGGTCGGGCCGGTCGAGACAGGGAGCGGTCCACGCAGCCCACTCCTCTTCGCTGAGATGGGAGCCGGGGAAGAAGCGCAGCGCCATTCGGAAGGAATCCGGCGAGGCCGGGTGTCGCCTTGAGATTCGCAAGACCTCGGCATAGTAGTCGGCGAATGTCCCGATGGCGGCTTCCAGCCTCAAGGTCTCCGGAGGTTTGACCGGCGGCGGCAGTTCCTTCTCCGGCGCGCATCCCGCCAGCAGCGACAGCGAGACCCATGCAGCCGTGGAGAGAATCATGCGCGAGTTCATGGCGGCTCCGGTTGACAGTCTGCGCGAAAGGTAGCCCGGAAAGGCACGGGGATGCCACCGGGAAAGGGGGTCGCGTTGACACGATCAGTCGCCTTTGATAGCGTCCCCCACCGGCCTGCAGATCCCGGCAGGCCCTGCTGCGGCCCTGGAGTCGAGCGGATGCGGATCCACCGAAATCTCCTCCCCCTTCTTCTCTCGCACCTGATTGCACCGCCGAGCGCGTCCGCGTCTCCCGTCTGGACGGAGGACTGCCCCGAAGACCTCTCGGCCTTCAGCCTTGAGAAGATCCTCTTCGAGGGGAACGCCGCGCTCTCCGAGGACGAACTGCGCGGCGTCATCCGGTCCTCGACCTCGGGCATCCTCCGCTTCCGGCCCATGAACCTCGAGCGCCTCCTCGGCGATGTCCACCGGCTCCGCCGGCATTACCGCCGCGAGGGATTCTGGGATGTGGCCGTGCAGGTCGACATTCTCTACGACGCGGATCGTCGGCGGGCGCTTCCCGCGTTTCGAATCGTGGAGGGGGCGCGGCGGCGTGTCGGCTCCATTCGGGTGGAGGGCAACGAGACCTTCTCCAACGCGGAAGTATTCACATGGACGAAACTGGTTTCCGGCGACCCGTTCGACCTCTCCCGCACCGACCTCGACCGCGAGTCCATCGAGAACACCTATGCGAACCGCGGATTCCACCTGGTGCAGGTGACGGCGGACCTCCAGGCGCAGCGGTCCGGGCGCGGTGAAGAGGTGGTTCACGACCTGATCCACCGAATCGAGGAAGGTCCGCGGCTTCATGTGGGGAAGATCCGTGTGGAAGGAAACGAGGTCACCGCCGGTTCGATCATCCGGCGGGAGTTGATGATCGAGTCGGGAGATGTGCTCAGC
Encoded proteins:
- a CDS encoding flippase, producing the protein MSGSDSSAPFPARELARGTGLILAGGIAYQVLEYLYRFTLARGLGVDGFGTFNQARSVLLLLVPLAALGLGPGMKRFVALLRGAGRADEIPALLRGGTRVLGGSVLVGAGTLAMLARPLAVFFHNDALAAPLLVLAAGVPAFVGLMYTTRVGEAFRSFRPAVIARQILNPLLRLLTGVALVLAGASLPVLMGGFVASLYGAFAVAVILVLRILPDAGKQTVVPDGRAPEIDSSLRSLVRYSIPVAFGGIIFNVADRIDILMLGYYLNETSVGIYSAASPLARTLLILGSSVLPVMGTLSAECAGRGDLAGIARLRRRASRWTLLYTAPFAVGLAMFPDPVVTLFFGEQYAGGAVALRILVPGYLAFVILGPLTVLVNAMGRSGWSFWNVVVRTVLNVALNAVLIPRYGIPGAAVATGIALVASTTVAWFMLGALVPLGNPFSGWLRPAGVLAGAAGAAWGTSAVALAAGASDLQAALGGGVFLLLLFAAGIRFIPGCMEEGDLDLPRMLGARMKRGDGKRHRLNA
- a CDS encoding POTRA domain-containing protein encodes the protein MRIHRNLLPLLLSHLIAPPSASASPVWTEDCPEDLSAFSLEKILFEGNAALSEDELRGVIRSSTSGILRFRPMNLERLLGDVHRLRRHYRREGFWDVAVQVDILYDADRRRALPAFRIVEGARRRVGSIRVEGNETFSNAEVFTWTKLVSGDPFDLSRTDLDRESIENTYANRGFHLVQVTADLQAQRSGRGEEVVHDLIHRIEEGPRLHVGKIRVEGNEVTAGSIIRRELMIESGDVLSRERLIGSRRRLYATGFFSRVELIPELRGEEEHDVDVVVKV